The genomic interval GCGTGGGCATGGCCCGGCGTGTCTATGAGCACGAATTGGCCGATGATCAGCAGCGCCGGTTCAACGGCAGCACGCCGCTGTTTTCGTCGCGTCCGATCAGTACAGACCCGAATGATCTCACGAACAGACGCAACGATCCTGCAAAAACCCGAGCCTATATTGTTTTGTCGAATCCGGAAGGCCAAATGCACCTGCTTCCACGGTATGCGGGAGTGCTTCAGTCAACAGACAGTGGCGCGGCGAGTTTTTCGTCCAGCATGAATGAGACGGGGATGTATAGCATCGAGCTGTACGAGAAGACGGCCGACGGATTGTATGACAAAATCTCGCCGGAGACGTCGGCCCGTCCGGGCACCGCGTTTCAGGGCGATACGTTAGAAGGCGATATCGTGCTTGACGCGGCATTCCCCGCGCATGTTTTTACTCCGACCGGAGTGATGGAACCTCAGAATCTTCTCAAGTCTCGGTGGGTACTCCATATCGGACCCTCGCCCGACGCGGACCCGGAGGAACGCTTTCTTACTCCGGATTACGACGCGGAGGCAGGCGGAGTGCCCATGTCCCCAACCAACATTGAACTCTACCCGGCCACGGGGCGGGTAAAGATAGCCTCGTGAGGTGCACATGCTTTTCCTGAAATCGTTGAACGAGAAGGTTGGATTC from Candidatus Hydrogenedentota bacterium carries:
- a CDS encoding prepilin-type N-terminal cleavage/methylation domain-containing protein, with the translated sequence MNEGSEGNKFGGADDVERERVNAPKRHSAGFTLVELLVVIAIVALVAGIAVPGMARLIGRGKDDVSNAARDVYTMLRSANIYASTFRVNTAVVYAVNAKPDSVSGDTVLYIDGVGMARRVYEHELADDQQRRFNGSTPLFSSRPISTDPNDLTNRRNDPAKTRAYIVLSNPEGQMHLLPRYAGVLQSTDSGAASFSSSMNETGMYSIELYEKTADGLYDKISPETSARPGTAFQGDTLEGDIVLDAAFPAHVFTPTGVMEPQNLLKSRWVLHIGPSPDADPEERFLTPDYDAEAGGVPMSPTNIELYPATGRVKIAS